The DNA sequence ATCTCGAAGACGACGACCTCGACCGTCTCGATGCCTGGTCGCGCGCACGCGGCTGGACGAAGTCCCAAACGATCCGCGCCGCCGTTCGCGCGCTGTTGCGGTCGGAAACCCGCGACGATCCGCTCCTGACCGCGAGCGGCATGATCGATGGCTTGCCCTCGGATCTCAGCGAACGCTTCGACGAGCACCTCGGCGCGACCTTCGTCGCCGAACGCGCCCCCGCGTACCATGGCAAGACGAGAACGGCGCGGAAGCGTCCTGGTCGATAGTGGCGCCTGGATCGC is a window from the Deltaproteobacteria bacterium genome containing:
- a CDS encoding ribbon-helix-helix protein, CopG family, whose product is MSRPLQVYLEDDDLDRLDAWSRARGWTKSQTIRAAVRALLRSETRDDPLLTASGMIDGLPSDLSERFDEHLGATFVAERAPAYHGKTRTARKRPGR